From Ptychodera flava strain L36383 chromosome 3 unlocalized genomic scaffold, AS_Pfla_20210202 Scaffold_26__1_contigs__length_13983176_pilon, whole genome shotgun sequence, one genomic window encodes:
- the LOC139126088 gene encoding microtubule-associated protein futsch-like gives MDFAYIFGGARTTKKPSTLRRKHEEPVAKYIDKSRAIAIARQLKITRIGKVTLRINSKNSIDSELPKVPLTDTRMTTRKAILEKRKGLNTAMHTKDSAVGKCILKANDYQERQLRRYVSDTQENKERTYNNMKEKKRAFVSKQRNFNQEPITSVEDELEYVQQLRRRHFGSPGAIELQTNPTASTAHKPAEVYRSAFNYSIRRQSSSMTSGVFLTTPGFGQRGSRAVDRGGDGSDGQGRRSREESITRSGKATRENTMTSMKSAIPSRPSTRGQMSESDAEEQDQSRDEDRRRKSTKRVSILEDKKSQEKKPPSRRRRSKRHSSVVSLIPKRSPTPTRVAEIKSLGGKLRAISPIDELPSLAEYDGNATDDERFTALEDLLIPESNQEAQLIASDYAKQFAYKAQYSHRRPKQMPTVKNEENVKKFENFLESKKLRKSSSRSTASL, from the coding sequence ATGGATTTTGCATACATTTTCGGAGGTGCACGAACCACCAAGAAGCCGTCCACCTTGAGAAGGAAGCACGAAGAACCGGTGGCCAAGTACATCGACAAATCGAGGGCCATAGCCATCGCCAGGCAGTTGAAAATTACACGaatcggaaaagtgacactgaGAATTAACAGCAAGAACTCCATAGACTCGGAGCTGCCCAAAGTGCCGCTTACTGACACGCGTATGACAACGAGGAAAGCTATTCTCGAGAAGCGGAAAGGCCTCAACACGGCTATGCATACAAAGGACAGCGCCGTTGGAAAATGTATCCTGAAAGCCAACGACTATCAAGAGCGCCAGCTACGGCGCTACGTCAGTGATACGCAAGAGAACAAGGAGCGGACCTACAACAATATGAAGGAAAAGAAACGCGCGTTCGTGTCCAAGCAACGCAATTTTAATCAGGAACCGATCACTTCTGTTGAAGATGAGTTGGAGTACGTCCAACAGCTGAGAAGACGTCACTTTGGGTCACCTGGAGCCATTGAGTTGCAAACCAATCCGACAGCCTCGACGGCTCACAAACCTGCAGAGGTGTACAGGTCGGCTTTTAATTACTCCATTCGGCGACAGAGTTCGTCCATGACGTCAGGTGTTTTCTTGACAACTCCCGGTTTTGGTCAGAGGGGAAGCCGTGCGGTAGACAGGGGTGGTGATGGATCTGATGGACAGGGGAGGCGGTCAAGAGAGGAGTCCATAACGAGATCGGGGAAAGCAACGCGAGAAAACACGATGACGAGTATGAAGAGTGCCATACCATCCCGGCCGTCGACAAGAGGTCAGATGTCGGAATCGGACGCGGAGGAACAAGACCAGTCGAGAGACGAAGACAGGCGCCGAAAATCAACGAAGAGAGTGTCAATTCTTGAAGATAAAAAAAGTCAAGAGAAAAAGCCGCCGAGCCGAAGGAGACGTAGCAAACGTCATAGCTCAGTCGTATCGCTCATTCCAAAACGTAGCCCAACTCCAACCAGGGTGGCCGAAATAAAGTCGCTTGGCGGGAAACTTCGCGCCATAAGTCCGATAGACGAACTTCCGTCCTTGGCTGAGTATGACGGGAACGCAACGGACGACGAAAGGTTCACAGCGCTCGAGGACCTCCTGATCCCTGAATCCAACCAGGAAGCTCAGCTCATCGCGTCTGATTACGCAAAGCAGTTCGCTTACAAAGCTCAGTATTCGCACCGCAGGCCGAAACAGATGCCAACCGTGAAGAACGAGGAAAATGTGAAGAAATTCGAGAATTTCCTCGAATCAAAGAAACTGCGGAAATCGTCGAGTCGAAGTACAGCCTCGCTTTGA